One window from the genome of Streptomyces sp. WZ-12 encodes:
- a CDS encoding acyl-CoA dehydrogenase family protein — translation MSTQSLFERAAAVLAAADETDATSETNKADGTDGTFGTGALGRPAASAPSLWRALRAADALPSLDTDPAVLVDLVCEAGRRATPAPLAETLLVARPLLAAAQLPVPDGPLTVASGPLDVRFAHVDTGSRVGPLGAGGTDDAVRVSGTLSRVPWARGADAVVVLTEGPSSGPMLLLLDAGQCRQVAGTNLAGEPRDELVLIDVAVPAERVRRVPAALVEEARWRAGLARAALIAGAARRCVELTVAHTSSRVQFGRPLSHFQAVKQEEAKLVEEAALIGAAVGAATAALAEPGAAEFPAWIAAAQASASVAEIARIAHQLHGAIGFTELSPLRLATTRMWSWRDEDGGEHAWQRRIGRRVVAAGGGDRLWPLVTGS, via the coding sequence ATGAGCACGCAATCCCTCTTCGAACGCGCCGCCGCCGTCCTCGCCGCAGCGGACGAGACCGACGCGACCAGCGAGACCAACAAGGCTGACGGGACTGACGGGACTTTCGGGACCGGCGCCCTGGGGCGCCCCGCGGCGTCCGCCCCCTCGCTGTGGCGGGCACTGCGCGCCGCCGACGCCCTGCCGTCGCTCGACACCGACCCGGCCGTCCTGGTGGACCTGGTCTGCGAGGCCGGCCGCCGCGCCACCCCGGCGCCGCTCGCCGAGACGCTGCTGGTCGCCCGCCCACTGCTGGCCGCGGCCCAACTCCCCGTCCCCGACGGCCCGCTCACCGTCGCCTCCGGTCCGCTCGACGTGCGGTTCGCCCACGTGGACACCGGCAGCCGGGTCGGCCCGTTGGGCGCCGGCGGCACCGATGACGCCGTGCGGGTCAGCGGCACGCTGAGCCGGGTGCCGTGGGCCCGCGGCGCGGACGCGGTGGTGGTACTGACCGAGGGTCCGTCCAGCGGGCCGATGCTGCTGCTGTTGGACGCCGGCCAGTGCCGGCAGGTCGCGGGCACCAATCTGGCGGGCGAGCCCCGGGACGAGCTCGTGCTGATCGATGTGGCGGTGCCCGCCGAGCGGGTGCGCCGGGTTCCGGCGGCGCTGGTCGAGGAGGCGCGGTGGCGGGCCGGTCTGGCGCGGGCCGCGCTGATCGCCGGGGCGGCGCGCCGCTGTGTCGAGCTGACCGTGGCCCACACCTCGTCCCGGGTGCAGTTCGGCCGCCCGTTGAGCCACTTCCAGGCGGTCAAGCAGGAGGAGGCCAAGCTGGTCGAGGAGGCGGCGCTGATCGGCGCGGCCGTGGGCGCGGCGACCGCCGCCCTGGCCGAGCCGGGCGCGGCGGAGTTCCCCGCCTGGATCGCGGCCGCGCAGGCTTCCGCCTCGGTGGCCGAGATCGCCCGCATCGCCCACCAGCTCCACGGCGCGATCGGTTTCACCGAGCTCAGCCCGCTGCGTCTGGCCACCACCCGGATGTGGTCCTGGCGCGACGAGGACGGTGGGGAGCACGCCTGGCAGCGGAGGATCGGGCGGCGGGTGGTGGCGGCCGGCGGCGGCGACCGGTTGTGGCCCCTGGTGACCGGCAGTTGA
- a CDS encoding acyl-CoA dehydrogenase family protein — MALSPLATGAVTLPVEARKLRQEVRDFLAEERAAGTILGRPDSWLTGWDPAFTRRLAERGWVGMALPQEYGGGGRGNLERYVVIEELLAAGAPVSAHWVADRQAGPSILRHGTEHQREFYLPRIAAGECFFSIGMSEQNSGSDLASVQTRAERTAGGWRLTGTKMWTGGAHINDYAIVLARTEDSEDRHAGLSQFIVDLRAPRIRVEPIRLLTGEHTFNYFHLEGVEVGDDALLGRPGDGWRQVTGELALERSGPERFLSTLPLLTALVGQLQRAACSPEQHGRVGRLTARLASIRQLSLGVAAALEAGRPADVQAALVKDLGTRFEGELVGEVREVLPVAARFDATRGTYPELLAAAILHSPGYTLRGGTNEILRGIITRGLELNS; from the coding sequence ATGGCTCTCTCCCCCCTTGCCACCGGGGCCGTGACGCTGCCCGTCGAGGCCCGGAAACTGCGGCAGGAGGTGCGCGACTTCCTCGCCGAGGAACGCGCCGCCGGCACCATCCTGGGCCGGCCCGACTCCTGGCTGACCGGTTGGGACCCCGCGTTCACCCGCCGCCTGGCCGAACGCGGCTGGGTCGGCATGGCCCTGCCGCAGGAGTACGGCGGTGGCGGGCGCGGCAACCTCGAACGCTATGTGGTCATCGAGGAACTGCTGGCCGCCGGCGCCCCGGTCTCGGCCCACTGGGTCGCCGACCGGCAGGCCGGGCCCTCCATCCTGCGCCACGGCACCGAGCATCAGCGGGAGTTCTACCTTCCCCGGATCGCCGCCGGCGAGTGCTTCTTCTCGATCGGCATGAGCGAGCAGAACAGCGGCTCGGACCTGGCCTCCGTGCAGACCCGGGCCGAACGGACCGCCGGTGGCTGGCGGTTGACCGGCACCAAGATGTGGACCGGTGGCGCGCACATCAACGACTACGCGATCGTGCTCGCCCGCACCGAGGACTCCGAGGACCGGCACGCCGGGCTCAGCCAGTTCATCGTCGACCTGCGCGCTCCGCGCATCCGGGTCGAGCCGATCCGCCTGCTCACCGGCGAGCACACCTTCAACTACTTCCATCTGGAGGGCGTCGAGGTCGGCGATGACGCGCTGCTCGGCCGTCCCGGTGACGGCTGGCGGCAGGTCACCGGCGAACTGGCCCTGGAGCGCAGCGGTCCCGAGCGCTTCCTGTCCACGCTGCCGCTGCTCACCGCGCTCGTCGGTCAGTTGCAGCGGGCCGCGTGCAGTCCCGAGCAGCACGGCCGGGTGGGCCGGCTGACCGCGCGGCTGGCCTCGATCCGGCAGCTCTCGCTGGGGGTGGCCGCCGCCCTGGAGGCCGGGCGCCCGGCCGATGTGCAGGCCGCACTCGTCAAGGACCTCGGCACGCGCTTCGAGGGCGAGCTCGTGGGCGAGGTCCGGGAGGTCCTCCCCGTCGCCGCCCGCTTCGACGCGACCCGCGGCACCTATCCCGAGTTGCTCGCCGCCGCGATCCTGCACTCCCCCGGCTACACCCTGCGCGGCGGCACCAACGAGATCCTGCGCGGCATCATCACCCGAGGTCTGGAGCTGAACTCATGA
- a CDS encoding enoyl-CoA hydratase/isomerase family protein, translating into MSEQEPLRIAHHPHGITVLTFDNPAKRNPMTSRLTEEWRRALRSLRDSPDLRAVVVTGTGPAFCSGADLGELGGQHDQGLAGARAHLSGFYRTWLAVRDLPVPTIAAVNGHAVGAGLALALACDLRYAAEDAKLGAPFVRLGLHAGMATTATLAEAVGLPRARELLLTGRLVSGAQAAAMGMVQSAVPAAQVLDTALGVAEEIAAAAPLAVRLTKSGLAQGQPTVEQALAWEALAQPVTTTTDDFREGVRAQQERRRPHFTGA; encoded by the coding sequence GTGAGCGAGCAGGAACCGCTGCGCATCGCGCACCACCCGCACGGCATCACCGTGCTCACCTTCGACAATCCCGCCAAGCGCAACCCGATGACCAGTCGGCTGACCGAGGAGTGGCGGCGCGCCCTCCGGTCCCTGCGCGACTCCCCCGACCTGCGCGCCGTTGTGGTCACCGGCACCGGACCCGCGTTCTGCTCGGGCGCCGACCTCGGCGAACTCGGCGGCCAGCACGACCAGGGCCTCGCCGGCGCGCGGGCCCACCTGTCGGGCTTCTACCGGACCTGGTTGGCCGTCCGTGACCTGCCCGTTCCCACCATCGCGGCGGTCAACGGCCATGCGGTGGGGGCCGGACTGGCGCTGGCGCTCGCCTGCGACCTGCGCTACGCCGCCGAGGACGCGAAGCTGGGTGCGCCGTTCGTCCGGCTCGGGCTGCACGCGGGCATGGCCACCACCGCAACGCTGGCCGAGGCCGTCGGGCTGCCGCGGGCCCGTGAACTGCTGCTGACCGGGCGGCTGGTGAGCGGCGCCCAGGCCGCGGCCATGGGGATGGTGCAGTCCGCGGTCCCCGCCGCCCAGGTGCTCGACACCGCGCTCGGCGTGGCCGAGGAGATCGCCGCGGCGGCCCCCTTGGCGGTCCGACTGACCAAGAGCGGCCTGGCCCAGGGGCAACCCACCGTCGAACAGGCCCTTGCCTGGGAGGCACTCGCCCAGCCGGTGACGACCACCACGGACGACTTCCGCGAGGGCGTCCGGGCCCAACAGGAGCGCCGCCGCCCGCACTTCACGGGTGCCTGA
- a CDS encoding CaiB/BaiF CoA transferase family protein yields the protein MAAGQQEAGGVGPLSGVRVVELASVIMAPYAAQQLGDLGADVIKVEPPAGDMTRHYPPTRSPGMGALTLNLNRNKRSVVVDLKAPGGREALLDLLATADVFLTNVRPQALARLGLGYEEVAAVNSGLVYLNAQGFRSDSALGGHAAYDDIVQAASGLVWLNEQVSGVPYFVPTVLADKICGLVIVQSALAALHHRDRTGQGQHVEVPMADTMVAFNLVEHLAAATLDPPEGPIGYRRALSSQRTASRTADGWMCILPYSDRNWRDFFAFVGRPELADEPRFASLPERARNVDELYAFVGELTSRHTTTEWQSFCDSASIPAAPVLSLDEAANSDYAVEGELLKTVEHPTEGSYHLIGQPVRYWATPAGLHRHCPALGEHTEEVFAEIGRTPAA from the coding sequence ATGGCGGCAGGGCAGCAAGAGGCCGGTGGCGTGGGGCCGTTGAGCGGGGTGCGGGTGGTCGAGTTGGCCAGCGTGATCATGGCTCCGTACGCGGCGCAGCAGCTCGGGGACCTCGGGGCGGACGTGATCAAGGTCGAGCCGCCGGCCGGGGACATGACCCGCCACTACCCGCCGACCCGCAGTCCCGGGATGGGTGCGCTGACACTCAATCTCAACCGCAACAAGCGCAGCGTGGTGGTCGATCTCAAGGCACCGGGCGGCCGCGAGGCACTGCTCGATCTGCTCGCGACCGCGGATGTGTTCCTCACCAACGTCCGCCCGCAGGCACTGGCCCGACTCGGCCTGGGTTACGAGGAGGTGGCGGCCGTCAACTCCGGCCTGGTCTACCTCAACGCGCAGGGATTCCGCAGCGACTCCGCGCTCGGCGGGCACGCGGCCTACGACGACATCGTGCAGGCGGCCTCCGGCCTGGTGTGGCTGAACGAACAGGTCAGCGGGGTCCCGTACTTCGTCCCCACGGTCCTCGCGGACAAGATCTGCGGCCTGGTGATCGTGCAGTCGGCACTTGCCGCGCTGCACCACCGCGACCGTACCGGCCAGGGGCAGCACGTCGAGGTTCCGATGGCCGACACCATGGTGGCCTTCAACCTGGTCGAGCACCTGGCTGCGGCGACCCTGGATCCGCCGGAGGGCCCCATCGGCTATCGGCGGGCCCTCAGTTCGCAGCGCACCGCCTCCCGCACGGCGGACGGCTGGATGTGCATCCTGCCCTACAGCGACCGCAACTGGCGGGACTTCTTCGCCTTCGTCGGCCGCCCGGAACTGGCCGACGAGCCGCGCTTCGCCTCGCTCCCCGAGCGCGCCCGCAACGTCGACGAACTCTACGCGTTCGTAGGGGAATTGACCTCCCGTCACACCACCACGGAGTGGCAGTCGTTCTGCGATTCCGCCAGCATTCCGGCGGCCCCGGTGTTGAGCCTGGACGAGGCCGCCAACAGCGACTACGCCGTCGAGGGCGAGCTGCTGAAGACCGTCGAGCACCCCACCGAGGGCAGCTACCACCTCATCGGGCAGCCCGTGCGGTACTGGGCCACCCCGGCCGGTCTGCACCGGCACTGCCCGGCGCTCGGTGAGCACACCGAGGAAGTGTTCGCCGAGATCGGCCGCACCCCGGCCGCCTGA
- a CDS encoding NADH-ubiquinone oxidoreductase-F iron-sulfur binding region domain-containing protein: MNDAPLELPEVGWMGSARLTAGLDRHQRLDLAAHTRTHQPLRQLDREGLLALADAVALPGRGGAGFPFARKARAALVAADRTGAPPVIVVNGAEGEPASAKDKMLLTRVPHLVLDGACLAAVAFGAEEIVIAVTAGSPGEVSVPAALAERELPCQARTLCLPERFASGESGALIRGVNGLPVVPAPLKSRAADGGTGGVRRRPTLLSNAETWAQLAVAARLGPDAHAAVGTAAEGGTVLLTVHQPSGDPLVVEVPAGIRLGLVLDACGLRPGAGVLVGGYHGAWLPSADVVDAPLSRAGLADRGGTLGAGAIVALPDDTCPLGEVAQVAAWLAAESAGQCGPCKRGLPAAAEALALLAAGAAEPSVLENARSALGAAQGGGACSHPDGTARFVLTALDVFAEDVDAHLAGPGCGRPVRGALPLPRANGARLEVDWSRCAGHGLCAVLAPDLVRLGPHGYPASTALPVASWQEHGARRAVSQCPALALRLRHRG; this comes from the coding sequence GTGAACGACGCCCCACTGGAACTGCCCGAGGTCGGCTGGATGGGATCGGCCCGGCTCACCGCCGGCCTGGATCGCCACCAGCGCCTGGATCTCGCCGCGCACACGCGGACCCATCAACCGTTGCGCCAACTCGATCGGGAGGGTCTGCTCGCACTGGCTGACGCCGTTGCGCTGCCCGGTCGCGGCGGTGCCGGCTTCCCGTTCGCCCGCAAGGCGCGGGCCGCGCTCGTTGCCGCCGACCGCACCGGTGCGCCGCCCGTGATCGTGGTCAACGGCGCCGAGGGCGAACCGGCCAGCGCCAAGGACAAGATGCTCCTCACCCGCGTTCCGCACCTGGTGTTGGACGGTGCCTGCCTGGCCGCGGTGGCGTTCGGCGCGGAGGAGATCGTGATCGCGGTCACCGCGGGCAGCCCCGGCGAGGTATCGGTCCCGGCCGCCCTCGCCGAACGTGAACTCCCCTGCCAGGCGCGGACGTTGTGCCTGCCCGAGCGCTTCGCCTCCGGTGAGTCGGGAGCCCTGATCCGTGGCGTCAACGGTCTGCCCGTGGTGCCGGCGCCGTTGAAGTCCCGCGCGGCCGACGGCGGAACAGGCGGGGTGCGCCGCCGCCCCACGTTGCTCTCCAACGCCGAGACCTGGGCGCAACTCGCCGTTGCGGCCCGGCTCGGCCCCGACGCCCATGCCGCCGTCGGCACCGCCGCCGAAGGCGGCACGGTCCTGCTCACCGTCCATCAACCGAGCGGCGATCCGCTGGTGGTCGAGGTTCCGGCCGGCATTCGGCTGGGTCTGGTGCTGGATGCCTGTGGGCTCCGGCCGGGCGCCGGGGTGCTGGTGGGTGGCTATCACGGTGCCTGGCTGCCGTCGGCGGACGTCGTCGACGCGCCGCTCTCCCGGGCCGGACTGGCCGATCGCGGCGGAACTCTCGGCGCGGGCGCGATCGTTGCGCTCCCGGACGACACCTGCCCGCTCGGCGAGGTCGCCCAGGTCGCCGCCTGGCTGGCGGCCGAGTCGGCCGGCCAGTGCGGGCCGTGCAAGCGCGGTCTGCCCGCGGCCGCAGAAGCCCTGGCCCTGCTGGCCGCCGGTGCCGCCGAGCCCTCGGTACTGGAGAACGCCCGGTCTGCGCTCGGGGCGGCCCAGGGCGGCGGCGCCTGCTCGCATCCCGACGGCACGGCCCGCTTCGTGCTCACCGCGCTTGACGTCTTCGCCGAGGACGTCGACGCGCACCTCGCCGGTCCCGGTTGCGGCCGTCCCGTGCGCGGCGCGCTGCCGCTGCCACGTGCCAACGGGGCCCGGCTGGAGGTGGATTGGTCCCGCTGCGCCGGCCATGGCCTGTGCGCCGTGTTGGCTCCCGACCTCGTCCGTCTCGGCCCGCACGGCTACCCCGCCTCCACGGCCCTGCCGGTCGCCTCCTGGCAGGAGCACGGCGCCCGTCGCGCGGTCAGCCAGTGCCCGGCCCTGGCGCTTCGGCTCCGGCACCGCGGGTGA
- a CDS encoding GNAT family N-acetyltransferase yields MIVRLAREQDLPGLLELAAQVEHWFGPMVEDPGFHSAVDRHLRRSTALVAVSGSDVVGGLLFGDNAPTYHVHWLVVSEETRGEGVGRALVADAVRRFVPGPGTIEVVTFGADHPGATASGARVFYERLGFSPAEAADPGPEGGSRQIYRLAVT; encoded by the coding sequence GTGATCGTCAGACTTGCGCGGGAGCAGGACCTCCCCGGCCTTCTTGAGTTGGCCGCTCAGGTCGAGCACTGGTTCGGCCCGATGGTTGAGGATCCGGGATTCCACAGCGCCGTGGACAGGCACCTGCGCCGGTCCACGGCGCTCGTCGCCGTCTCGGGTTCGGACGTCGTCGGTGGCCTGTTGTTCGGTGACAACGCCCCGACCTATCACGTCCATTGGCTCGTCGTCTCGGAGGAGACGCGCGGGGAGGGCGTCGGCCGTGCCCTGGTGGCGGACGCGGTACGCCGGTTCGTACCGGGGCCGGGCACCATTGAGGTGGTCACCTTCGGGGCCGACCATCCGGGCGCGACCGCCAGCGGCGCCCGCGTCTTCTACGAGCGCCTCGGCTTCAGCCCGGCCGAGGCCGCCGACCCCGGACCGGAAGGCGGCTCACGGCAGATCTATCGCCTGGCCGTCACGTGA
- a CDS encoding CatB-related O-acetyltransferase, whose amino-acid sequence MPDQPRVVLLKPLVTSPLIEVGDFSYYDDPDDPTAFETRNVLYHYGPEKLVIGKFCALGEGVRFIMNGANHRMDGPSTFPFPIMGGSWAEHFDLITGLEGRGDTVVGHDVWFGYRSMVMPGVRIGHGAIIASGAVVVDDVPDYGIVGGNPARLIRRRYSDPDIERLLALAWWDWPLQHLTAHVRTLMSGSIDDLEAAAAELTE is encoded by the coding sequence ATGCCCGACCAGCCGCGCGTGGTGCTGCTCAAGCCGCTGGTCACCTCGCCGCTGATCGAGGTCGGTGACTTCTCCTACTACGACGACCCCGACGACCCGACCGCCTTCGAGACCCGCAACGTGCTGTACCACTACGGACCGGAGAAGCTGGTCATCGGGAAGTTCTGCGCCCTGGGCGAGGGCGTGCGGTTCATCATGAACGGCGCCAACCACCGCATGGACGGCCCCTCCACGTTCCCCTTCCCCATCATGGGCGGTTCCTGGGCCGAGCACTTCGACCTCATCACCGGCCTGGAAGGGCGGGGCGACACCGTGGTGGGCCATGATGTCTGGTTCGGCTACCGGTCCATGGTGATGCCGGGCGTCCGTATCGGCCACGGGGCGATCATCGCCTCCGGCGCCGTGGTCGTCGACGACGTCCCCGACTACGGCATCGTCGGCGGCAACCCCGCCCGCCTCATTCGACGCCGCTACAGCGATCCGGACATCGAGCGCCTCCTGGCCCTCGCCTGGTGGGACTGGCCGCTCCAGCACCTCACCGCACACGTCCGCACCCTCATGTCCGGCAGCATCGACGACTTGGAGGCCGCGGCGGCCGAGCTCACGGAGTAG
- the abc-f gene encoding ribosomal protection-like ABC-F family protein, whose product MPTQITALAVSKSFQGRLVLDSVTCSLAAGERTGIIGENGSGKTTLLRLLAGRERPDQGEVVVQATGGVGYLAQDERLAPQATVQQVIDRALSDLRAVEERMRRLEAAMADGDESVLTEYGELMTVFELRGGYDADARVERALHGLGLGLVGRDRTVGSLSGGERVRLRLAAVLAAAPEVLLLDEPTNHLDDSALHWLEDHLRTRRGTTVAVSHDRAFLERVATSLLEVDADRRRVVRYGNGYAGYLAEKAAARQRWAQAHDQWRADVDRLRETAATTARQVAPGRPMKDGNKMAYDRAGGRVQQSLASRVRNAEERLRRLLADPVPPPPEPLRFTPVLRARRLEGVVLDGADLTVTDRLDRTSLTVKAGERLLITGPNGAGKSTLLRVLAGEVAPDGGSVTRHGRIGHLPQEPRPGKPDETVLTAFVRGRAGVGTGETDEHAERLLSLGLFDREQLTVPVGRLSTGQLQRLALARLLSEPSDALLLDEPTNHLSPALVEDLETALDGYDGALVIVSHDRRLRRRWRGDRLDIPATGASATGR is encoded by the coding sequence ATGCCTACCCAGATCACCGCGCTCGCCGTCAGCAAGTCCTTCCAGGGCAGGCTCGTTCTTGACTCGGTGACCTGCTCGCTCGCCGCGGGCGAACGGACCGGGATCATCGGCGAGAACGGATCGGGCAAGACCACCCTGCTGCGCCTGCTCGCCGGGCGTGAACGGCCCGATCAGGGCGAGGTCGTCGTCCAGGCCACCGGCGGCGTGGGCTATCTCGCCCAGGACGAACGGCTGGCGCCGCAGGCGACCGTCCAGCAGGTCATCGACCGGGCGTTGAGCGATCTGCGCGCCGTCGAGGAGCGCATGCGCCGCCTGGAGGCCGCGATGGCCGACGGCGACGAGTCGGTCCTGACCGAGTACGGCGAGCTCATGACCGTCTTCGAACTGCGCGGCGGTTACGACGCCGACGCCCGCGTGGAACGCGCCCTGCACGGTCTCGGCCTGGGACTGGTGGGCCGCGACCGCACCGTGGGCAGCCTGTCCGGCGGCGAACGCGTCAGGTTGCGGCTGGCGGCCGTCCTGGCGGCCGCACCGGAGGTGCTGCTGCTGGACGAGCCCACCAACCACCTCGACGACTCCGCCCTGCACTGGTTGGAAGACCATCTCCGCACCCGGCGGGGCACCACGGTGGCGGTCTCCCACGACCGGGCCTTCCTGGAGCGGGTCGCCACCAGCCTGTTGGAGGTGGACGCCGATCGGCGCCGCGTCGTCCGGTACGGCAATGGTTACGCCGGCTACCTCGCCGAGAAGGCGGCGGCCCGGCAGCGCTGGGCCCAGGCACACGACCAGTGGCGGGCCGACGTCGACCGGCTCCGCGAGACCGCGGCGACCACCGCCCGCCAAGTGGCCCCCGGCCGCCCGATGAAGGACGGCAACAAGATGGCCTACGACCGGGCGGGCGGTCGGGTGCAGCAGTCGCTGGCCAGCCGGGTGCGCAACGCCGAGGAACGGTTGCGCCGTCTTCTCGCCGACCCCGTTCCGCCCCCGCCGGAGCCGCTGCGCTTCACCCCCGTCCTGCGGGCCCGCCGCCTGGAAGGCGTCGTACTCGACGGCGCCGACCTCACCGTCACGGACCGGCTCGACCGCACGAGCCTCACCGTCAAGGCGGGCGAGCGCCTACTCATCACGGGGCCGAACGGAGCGGGCAAGAGCACCCTGCTCCGCGTCCTGGCCGGCGAAGTCGCCCCCGACGGCGGGAGCGTCACCCGCCACGGCAGGATCGGCCACCTCCCCCAGGAGCCGCGCCCGGGAAAACCGGACGAGACCGTGCTGACCGCTTTCGTCCGCGGCCGGGCCGGAGTCGGGACCGGGGAGACCGATGAGCATGCCGAACGGCTGCTGTCCCTGGGCCTGTTCGACCGCGAGCAACTCACCGTTCCCGTCGGCCGGTTGTCCACCGGGCAGTTGCAACGCCTGGCCCTGGCACGCCTGCTCAGCGAGCCGTCGGACGCCCTGTTGCTCGACGAACCCACCAACCATCTGTCGCCCGCCCTCGTCGAGGACCTGGAAACCGCACTGGACGGGTACGACGGCGCCCTCGTCATCGTCAGCCACGACCGACGGCTGCGACGGCGCTGGCGGGGCGACCGCCTGGACATACCGGCGACCGGGGCGTCCGCGACCGGGCGCTGA